Sequence from the Hyalangium minutum genome:
GCGCGCTGCAGGGCGATAGGCGCCGCGTAGGCCGGGCCCTGCAGGAGCTGATCGGCCGGGTCGGTAGCGGCGTAGGCATGGGCGCGCAGGAAGCCGAGCGGCTCGTAGCCGAGCGCCCGGGCCTTCTCCTCGCTCATGAGCAGCAGGGCGGCGGCGCCGTCCGTGAGCGGCGAGGCGTTGCCAGCGGTGATGGTGCCGTACTTGCGGTCGAACACCGGCTTGAGTTGGCCGAGCGCCTCCAGGGTGGTGTCCTCGCGGACGATGTTGTCCTTGGCCGCCACGTCCTCGTACTGGGGTGGGACGACGACGTGCATCACCTCGCTGTCGAAGCAGCCCTCCTTCCAGGCGCGAGCGGCGTTGTGGTGCGAGGCCAGGGCGATGCGGTCCTGCTCCTCGCGGGAGATGCCGTTCTCCTTGGCCATCTTCTCGGCGCTCTCGCCCATGGTCTGGCCGGTGGAGTACTCGGCGATGGAGGGGGGCACCGGCAGCAGGTCCTTCGCCTTGAGCTTCTGGAAGGGCCGGAGCTTCTCCGGAAGGCTCTTGGCCTTGGAGGCGGCCACCAGGGCATGGGCCAGGGGACGGCTGGTGAAGATGGGGGCGTCCGACATGGACTCGGTGCCGCCCGCGATGACGACGTCCGCCTCACCCACGGCGATGGCGTTGGCCGCCGTCGTCATGGCCTGAATGGAAGTGGCGCAGGCGCGCGCCACGGTGAAGGCCTCGATCTTCCGAGGCAGACCGGCGGCGATCACCACCTCCCGGGCGATGGACGGGGCCGTGAGCGTGGGGATGACCTGCCCGAAGACCAGCTGGTTGATCTCGTTCGGGTCGAGCTCGGCACGCTGCACCAGTTCCTGGACGACGAGCTTGCCCAGGTCCAGCGCGGTGAGCTTCCCAAAGACGCTGCCCGCCTTCACAAAGGGGGTCCGCAGTCCGCGGACGATGGCCACCCTGCGATGACCGTTGCTCTGAGCCATGTGCCTCACCTCCTGACAGCGAGTGAGGCACTTGTAACGACCCCTAATGCACCGCGTCAACGAGAATTGATTTGAAAGTCAACCGGTGGACGCCCTGCTGGGCTGCCCGGGTGCTGGGGCTGCGAGCCCTCGGGAGGAAAGCGATTCAGGAACGGGAGAAGCGCGGGCTACCGCTGGGGCGTGGTGCCCTGACGAAGCGCGATGCCGTGGCGGTGCACCGCCTCCACCAGGAACTTCGCCGCGTCCGGATCCGTGGGAGGCAGAATGCCATGGCCCAGGTTGAAGATGTGCCCCAGGGGCCCCGCCCGGTTCAGGATGTCCACCACCCGCGCCTCGAGCTCCTCGCGCGGCAGGAACAGGTGCAGCGGATCCAGGTTCCCCTGCACCGCCACGTCCGGCCCCAGCACCTTCCGAGCCTGGTCCATCTCGATCCGCCAGTCCTGGCCGATCACGTCCGCCCCCGTGCGCTTGAGCAGCGGCAGGTGCGTGGACATGCCCGTGCCGAAGAGAATCACCGGCACGCCCGTGGCCTGAAGCTCCTTCACCATGCGCGTCAGGTACGGGAGGCTGAAGCGCTCGAAGTCGTACGCCCCCAGCTCGCCGCCCCACGAGTCGAAGATCTGGACGATCTTCGCCCCCGCCTCCACCTGCATCTTCAGGTACGGGATGAGCGTGTCCGTCAGCTTCTGGAACAGCGTGTGCGCCAGCTTCGGCTGCTCGAACAGCAGCCGCTTGATGAGGATGTAGCTCTTCGAGCCGCCGCCCTCGACCATGTACGCCGCCAGCGTGAACGGCGCCCCCGCGAACCCAATCACCGGCACCGAGTCATTCAGCGCCTTGCGCGTCCTGCGGATGGCCTCGGCCACGAAGCCCGTGCTCTGCACCGGATCCGGCACCCCCAGCCGCTCGATGTCCGACGCCGTGCGCACCGGGTTCGGGAAGTGCGGGCCCTTGTCCCCCAGCTCCAGCGCGATCCCCATCGCCTCCACCGGAATCAGGATGTCCGAGAAGATGATCGCCGCGTCCACCCCGAGCCGCGTGATGGGCTGCACCGTCACCTCGGCCGCCAGGTCCGGGTGCTTGCACAGGTCCAGGAACGCGATGTTGCCGCGGATGGCCCGGTACTCGGGCAGGTAGCGCCCCGCCTGACGCATCAGCCAAATCGGGGTGGTGTCCGTGGGCTGGCGACGCGCCGCCTTCAAGAGTCTGTCGTTCATGGAGGAGCCCTCCGGCGCCACCGGGCGCCGTCTCTCCCCGCCCATACCGGACTTCCGCCCGGATGTCCTGCCTCTCGCGCCCCTCCATGCTCCAAATGACGAGGGCCGGACCCACCGTCTCGGTGAGCCCGGCCCCAGTACACGAAAGGCCACGGCCACCCGCGCCGTAACCCTCCGAACCGTGTCAGCCCTTCCCTACTTCGCGATCAGCAGAATCAGGCCGCGGCCGCAGACGCCGTAGATGGTGTTCTCGCCGCCAACGCCCACCTCGGCGCCGGGCGAAGCCACCTGGTCGACGCCCTCGGCCCAGTTGCACGTGTCCGTCACCCGGTACCAGCTCTTGCCGCTGCCCGGCCACGGCAGCACGAAGTTCACCGCGGCGGACCAGCCGTTGTACGCCACATAGATGGCGCTCGCCGGGTCCCCGAACTCCGTGCCGTCGATGCGGTAGGCCAGCGCGTGGTTGCTGGCGTTGCTGAAGTACGCAGTGTCCGGCACGTTGCCGTCCGACTTGAACCAGCGGTGCTGCTCCATCACGTTCCCGTTGTTGTCCACCGCGCTGTAGAAGTTCAGCGGCCGCAGCGCCGGGTGAGCCCTGCGGAACGCAATCATCCGCTGGGTGAACGTCTTGAAGGTCGTCTGGTCTCCCGTCAGCGTGTAGTTCAGCCAGTTCTTGTCCGAGTCCAGGTTGTACGCGTTGTTGTTCCCGTACTGCGTGCGCAGGAACTCGTCGCCGCCGGTGATCATCGGCGTGCCCGCGCTCAGCATCAGGAACGCAATGCCATTGCGCGCCGCCTTGCGCTGGTCCGCAGCCACTCCGCCCTGGTCCCAGCTGTGGTTGCTGTCCTCGCCACCATCCGAGGGCCCATACGGCCACCCCTGGCTGTTGTTCTTGCTGTTGTACGAGTACAGGTCCTTCAGGGTGAAGCCGTCGTGCGCCACCATGAAGTTGATGGAGTTGTACGGCATGCGCCCATCATCCCCGTACTTGTCCGACGAGCCCGAGAAGCGCGTGGCCAGCTCTCCTGGCGTGACGTTCTCCACGCCCATCTGGTTCTGATCCTTGCGGAACGAGTCGCGGAAGGCGCCGTTCCACTCCGCCCACGCGCCCGGGAAGTTGCCCACCTGGTACGAGTTGCCGCCAATGGCCCACGGCTCGGCGATGAAGTCCGTGCCCGCAGCGTTCGCCGCCGGACGCGGCGACAAGTCCCGCATGATGCGGTTGAGCGCCGTGCCGCTGTTCATCTTGTCGTAGTTGAAGCAGCCGTGCTGGCACGTGTTGCCCAGCACCGAGGCCAGATCGAACCGGAACCCGTCCACCCCCAGCGTGTCCTTCCAGTACGCCAGCGAGTGGATGATGAGGTCCTGGGCCACCGGGTTGAACGTGTTGTAGTTGCCGCCCACGCCCGTGTTGTCCCAGTTGAACTTCAGGTCCGACGTGAGGCTGTAGTACGTGGGGTTGTCCAGGCCGCGGAACGACAGCAGGTTGTAGGTGCTCGAGTCGTTGGCGATCCAGTTCCCGCCCTCGCCCGTATGGTTGTAGACCACGTCGATGAAGACCTTGATGCCGTTGTCGTGGAAGGCCTTCACCATCTCCTTGAACTCGCGCGTCGGGCCGCCCGCCGACTTGTCGTACGCGTAGCGGCGATCCGGCGCGAAGTAGTTCAACGTCATGTAGCCCCAGTAGTTGTCATCCGTCGTGGTGGGCTCGTTGTCGATGCTGTCGTTGTCCGTCTCCTGCACCGGCAGGAACTCCACCGCCGTCACCCCGAGCGCCGCCAGCGCCGGGGCCTTCAGCCCCGCCCCCTTGTACGTGCCCCGGAACGTGGAGGAGATGCTCGGGTCATTCTTGGTGAGGCCGCGGACGTGGACCTCGTAGATGACCTCGTCCTTCAGCGCGCGCGTGGGCTTGGTACCGATGGACTGCGTGTCCCCCGCCAGCACAATGCCCTTGGGTGCGTACGGGCCGCTATCCTTCAGGCGGTATGCTCCCGAGGCGAACCACTGCCCGTCCGTGTTGGTACCGTTCTTCGGATCGTGGCTGATCTCCAGCGCGTAGGGGTCCAACAGCACCTTGTTGGGGTTGAAGCGGTTGCCGCTCGCATCCACGTCCGCCACGAACCCCAGGTTTGAGCCCTTCGTCCAATTGGAGTTGTACGTCCAGTTCGGCCCCCAGGCGCGGTAGCCGTAGTAGACGGTGCCGGTGACGCCATACGTGGTCTGCAGCGTGGAGACCGAGACCGGCTTCGACCAAATGTTCGTGGCCGAGTCCTTGGTCATCACGTACTTGGTCACCTCCTGGGCGCCGTACGGGGTCTTGTAGATCCAGACCTCGATGCGGGTGGCGCGCGACGAGTAGACGCGGAAGTTGATGTTCGCCTTGGTTGCGTCGTAACTCGCACCCAGAGTCCAGGTGACCGCCTCCTGTTGCTGGACGCCCGTAGGGGCCAGCTCCTCTTCCAGGAAGGAGGTGCTCGGGTCCGAGCTGCCACAGGCAGCCAGGAGTGCGGCAAGGCAGGCTGCCAGAAGGGGGGGATGCCACCGAAGTGGCAGGGAAGCCGCTGGGGGGATAGCAGTGGCTCTTCTCATGGGGTCCGACTCCCGCGCGGTTGCGTTCAGCGCTGCGAGCGGGCCCGCGCTCGCCCGTACTGCAAACTTCCAGCACTGGCGGGGCTGTGAAGTCAACGCGGCCAGGCCACAGAGGACCTCATTGTCATGCGGGCAAAAGGTGAGTCATTCCCGCTCCAGAGGGAAAAATGAGGGCGCCGGGGGAATGATCGGGTCCGCAAAAACGTAGGCTTGACAGTGGGGGACGTGGCCGATACAAGGCCGCCCACGTTGCCAGCGGCGGTCGCTCGGGCGGATAGCTCAGCGGTAGAGCGTCGCCCTTACAAGGCGAGGGTCACAGGTTCGATCCCTGTTCCGCCCAAATATTGTGGGGAGTTAGTTCAGTTGGTTAGAACGCCGGCCTGTCACGCCGGAGGCCACGGGTTCAAGTCCCGTACTCCTCGCCAAGAGAAGGGCCCGGAATCGAAAGGTTCCGGGCCCTTCGTTTTTTCAGCGCCCGCGTTTCTCCAGGCGCCTCACTCACCTGACGGGGCCAGGAGATTCAGACTATCCAGGGATGTCAGCCCTTCCCTGTAGATAGTCGGGCCATGACCCTTTTCCATTCTCGTCGGCCCCTCCTGTCTCTATCCCCCCACCCTCGCGCTTCTGGCTGGTTGGCTCTCGCGCTTCTTGCCGTGCTCGGCCTTCAGAGCACGGCTTACGCCGCTGCGGAGCACGAGCACGAGCCGGAGCAGATGGCGCTGTCGGTCTCCACGATGAGTGTGTGCGTCGATGGAACCACGCAGACGATCGCGTGCGGCATCCTCGGCACCCAGACCCGGACCTGCTCGGCGGGGCAATGGGGCCCCTACGGAACCTGCAGTGCCCCCGCGTCCATCTCGCTCCAGGTGTCCGGCCGGAAGGACATGGTCCATGACGTCCAGCGCAACCGGCTCTACATCACCACCGGCGGCACCGCGGGCGAGGTGCTCGTCTACAACCTGCTCACCCGCCAGTTCGAGCCCTCCCTGCTCACCGGTGGCTCCTTCAGCGGAATCGATCTGTCCCCCGACGGGGATCAGCTGCTCATCGCGGACCTGCAGACCAACTCCAACAACCAGAACTGGGTCCACCACATCAACCTCGCGACGAACGCGCGCCAGCGGTTCTTCTTCACCCGGGACTTCTACGAGGGTGGCACGTTCACCGTGGTTTTCACCTCCAACACCGAGGCGATCGTCACCTCCCAGTTCAACGGCTCGGGTTGGGTTCCCATGCGCAAGGTCAATCTGACCACCGGCACCGCTCAGTCCATCGCCAGCGTGCGCCAGGCCACCATGCTCGCCCGCTCCGCTGACGGCTCCACCGTCGCCTATGCCGAGTCGAACATCTCCAGCGGCGAGTGGGGCCGCTACTTGACCGGTGCTCAGACCTTCGCGGAGTCCAGCACCAGCTGGTTCGTCTACGAGATTGCTGTCAGCCGGCTGGCCAACCAGTACGCCCTCCCCACCTACGGCGGGCTCTACGTCTTCGACGGCGCCCTGTCGCGTCAGGCCATCCTGGGCACCTACGCCAGCCAGCTGCCCATTGGCGCCGTCTACAGCCCCGTCGCCGACGAGCTCTACCTGGCCTGGTATGGCTCCAACATCTCCATCGACGTCTACAGCACCACGACGCTGCAGAAGCTGCGCAACATCGCTCCCTCCCCAGGTCTCTTCTCCTGGACCGGGAACAACGCCTTCAACAACGGACGCATGCGCATCTCCCGCGATGGCACGCTGCTCTTCGCCACCACCGGCAGCAGCGGCCTCGGGATTTACCTCACGGGCCAGTGAGCCACGGCTCCCTTCCTCCTTGACACTCCATTTGATAATGATAATCGTTATCAAATCGCTGTGCTGAGGAGGACATGCCGCTTTCGATGCTGCTGAGCCTGCTGGGGGCCACCGCCTTCTACTTCGCGGCGGCCGTGCCGGCCCGCTCTGGAGGCAGGTGGCAGCAGGTGCTCCATCGGAACCGGGTGGGCGTACGCGCGGCAGGCGCGAGCCTCCTCGCGGCCGGTGCGGTGGCAGGTGGGGTGGCCCAGGGCTGGGGTGCGGGGCTCACGGTGGTCGCGCTGGTGCTGATGCTCACGCTCTCGCTCCTCGCGCTCTGCACTCCGCTCTGGCCTCGCGGCACCTTGGGAGCAGTTCAGCTCACCGCGCTGGCACTTGTCGTGGCCTGGCTCGGAGGGAGCTGATGGCCCGCAAGCACGAACACGGCCTCGGACGGATCTCCGCGGCGATTTCGGCCGCACCGGCGGCCGCCGTGCTCGCGGACCTCTCCCTCTCCGGCGCGCTGCCCTTGCCCGGGGATGTCCGATTCCTCGTCGCCCTCCTGGCCGCGGCTCCCGCAGTCGTTGTGGCGGTGTGCCTGGCCCTTCTCGCCCAGAGCTGGCAGCGGGCATGGCTTGGCTCCGCAGTGGTTGGCGCCGCGTCGGTTGCCGTGATGGTGCTCTCGTGAAGGTGTCTCCACGAGCCTACGAGATCCTCTGGGATGCGCATGCGTGGACCGGCGTCCTCTCGTCCATCGTGCTCTTTGCCCTCTTCTTTCTCGGAACCTTCGCGCTCTTCGCCGAGGAGCTGGCTCCCTGGCAGGAGCCTTCGTTCCGGGGCCCCATCGCAGTCTCCGATGCGCATGCGCTCGAGCTCGCGCAGCGCCTCGTGGACACGGAGGTCGAGGCGAAGCCCGCGTGGTTTGGGATCTCGCTGCCCACCGAAGAGGAGCCCTGGCTGCGGATCTGGCGCCTGGCCCCCGGAGGAACAGTCCAGTCCTCGTGGATGGATCCGGTCTCCGGGCAGCCGCTCGGTGAGCGAAGCGACCTGGGCGAGTTCCTCAACGCGATGCACTTCCTCGACCCGATTCCGGGAGGGAAGTATCTGGCGGGCATCGCATCCGTCGTCCTCCTGCTGCTGATTGTGACAGGGGGCTTGATTCAGCTCGGGAAGCTGGTGCGCGAGCTCGTGCAGTTCCGGCCCCACCAGGGCCACCGCGTGCGCTGGTCCGATGCGCACAAGGTCCTCGGGGTGGTCAACGCACCCTTCCTGTTGCTCTTCGCGCTGACTGGCACCGTGCTCTGCCTGTCTGCCTGGCTCCAGCCGGCGGTGGTGGCCACGACCCTGGAAGGCGACGCACGCGCCGTCGAGAGCGCCACAGACTGGCCAGTGCCTCCCCCTCGGAAAGGCGAAGCTGCCAGGGCGCCTGACCTGCGCCTTGCCCTGGAGAGAGCCCAGCAGCGGTTCCCCCAGGCGACCCACCGCTGGTTCTTCATCGACAACCTCGGGGATGCCAACGCCGTCGTCCACCTTCCGGGCGAGAGCAGCGGTACCATCAATGCGTTCGAGCACGTCTGGGTCTCACTCGCCGGAGAAATTGTCCGGGTCCGGGAAAAGGGCGGAGCGACGAGCTACTCGCGGACGATGGAGACCCTCTACGGATGGCACTTCGCCACCTGGGCCGGGCTCCCGGTGAAGGTGCTCTACGCTCTGCTCGCACTGCTCGCCTCGTTCGGCATCCTTGCGGGAAATCTCCTCTGGCTGGAGCGTCGACGCAGCCGAGGACTGGGGTCCTTCGATCGGCTCCTCGAGAAGCTGACCGCGGGCGGTTGCGCTGGGCTCACCTTCGCCGTGGCCGCGCTGTTCCTCGCGAACCAGCTCCTTCCCGCCGCGCTCCACGAACGTCCAAGGTATGAGCACGCGCTCTTTTACGTCAGCTGGTTGGGGGCGCTCGGTTACGCCCTCGTCGAGCGCTCCGCCGCGCGCTCCGCGCGGCGGCTTCTCATCGGTGCGAGCGGGCTGCTCTTCGCGGTGCCGTTGATCGATGCAGCGCGGACCGCTCGCATTCCCTTCGCTTCTGGCTCCCCGTTCGTCCTCGCCACCGAGCTGGGTCTCGTCTTCCTCGGGCTGCTGCTGGCTGGCGCCGCTCGTGCTGTCTCCCGGATGGAGCCTCATGGCGGCTCTCCGCTCCCTCTCGAGGAGCTGGCCAACGACTCCACCCCTTCACCCACCTGACACTGGAGCCCTCCCCATGAACCTGAACCGCCGTTCCACCCCAGCGCCCGTGAGCGCGGCCCTGCTCCTCGGCGCGGCCCTTGCCGCGTGTGGCTCCGACCCCGAGCCCCTCGAGCCGTGTGCCTCCGAAGGAACGGGCCCCGTCTACGCCATCGCCACTTCGATCTTCGGCGACGAGGGCGCATCGACGTACGTGCGCCTCTTGGAGTCTCTCGACGTGCAGAGCATCAACCTTGACCAGGCCTCGGAGCATGCGGGGTTCGCGACGATTGGCGCGGCCGGTGGGAAGCTCTTCGTCGGTGACGGTGAAGCGCCCGAGCTCCGCCGCTACACGGTGGGTGCCGGCTGTGGACTGCAGGAGGACGGCCGCTTGAGCTTCGCCAACTACGGCCCCGCGGTGGCCCCGCTCTACAAGAATGTGTTCGTCGACGCGTCGACCGCGTACATGCAGCTCGAGGAGTCCCGGCGGATCATCTGGAATCCGGAGGCCATGCAGATCTCCGGTACCGCCGATGCCCCTGGGCTCCCGGCCGAGCGCGACGGATTGACCGTGAGGGCGGGTTACGACCGGAGCACGGCCGTTCGCAGCGGCAACTCGTTCCAGCCCTTCTACTGGGCGGACAACAGCTTCTACCGGTTCTCCCCCACCTCTCAGATTGCCGTGTACTCGAATGCGGACGACCGCCTGGTCAAGCTGATCGATGCACCCTGCCCAGGGCTCGACATGGCGACGCAGGACGAGGCCGGTCACCTCTACTTCAGCAACTGGGTCTTCAGCACCGCGGCCCCGGTGCTGAGCGACGACGCGCCGGACAACTGCGCGGTCCGCATCAAGGCCGGCGAGCTGGCGCTGGACGCGGGCTGGACCCGTAAGCTCTCGGACATTGTGGGCGGCCGCCAGACCGTTGCGTACCGATACCTGGAGAACGGTGTTGGCATCGTCGCCGTGCTCCATTCCGAGGACATGAACATCACCGAGAACACCGAGCCCAATGCCATCACCGGTGGCAGCCACTGGCGGCTCTGGCGCGTCAATGTGGAGGCGGGAACGGGCCAGCCCGTGGACGGGTTGGGCAAGTTCGCTGGCGGCTACTACGCGTTCCGCATCGACGGCCGCACCTTCCTCCTGCTCCCGAGCGCCGATTATGCGAAGACCACGGTCTACGAGCTCGGTGTCCAAGGCGTGGCCGAGCCCCGCTTCGAGACGCTGGGGTGGGCCTACCAGCTGGTGAAGCTGCGCTGACGCGCCTGCTTCAGTATTCGAAGGTCCCCTTGAGCCAGGCCGCCCTGCCTGGCCTCTGGACTCCGAAGAAGTCGAAGGTCCTGGCATTGCCGAGGTTCTCCAACTCCGCCGTGAGGCCCACCGTGGCCTGGGCTCGCGTCACGCGATAGCTGACGCCGGCGGATTGAACGAACTGGTTCGGAATCACTTCCTTCGTCTCCGCAGCCCCCACGCTCTCCCAGTGCCGGAAGAACTCGCGGATATAGCGGGTGCTCCAGAAGGGCGAGAGCTCATCCTGCTCCGCGACCACTCCACGAATCGACATCCGCGCCGTGCCGTTGGCGAAGAACCACGGGCGATTCGGGAGCCGATCCCCATCGAACGCACCGAAGGTCCCCTCGCCCGAGGTGTTCCGGAGATCCTGCAGGGTGGCGTTCGCGTCGAGGTAGAACAGGCGGCCAACGGAGTTCCAACCGGCTGCCACCTCGAAGCCGAGCGCATGGGCCCCATAGACGTTCTGGTAGCTCGACTTGCGAGCATCGCCCAGGAGGATGATCTGGTTGCTGACCAGGCGGGCGAAGCCGTTGAGCTCAGCCCGGAAGGTGCCGAGTCCCGAGCGCAACGGCTGGGTGGCGACACCGAGGTTGAGGTTGTGGCTGCCCTCGGACTCGAGGTCGAGGTTCTCGCTGATCAGCACGCCATTGCCGAACAGCTCGTCCACGCGGGGGAACCGCGTGGCCCGCTCGTAGCTCGCCTTGAGGTAGAGCGGCTCGCCCAGGCGCACGCGCATGGCCAGCCCCCCACCGAAGCGCTGCAAGTCACGGTCCTTGCGCTGAAAGCCGCCGCCCACAGCGCGTTCCTGGGCCCGGGCCGCATAGCGGTAGTCCTTGCCGAAGAGGATGACCTGGACGGTGTCGTCGAAGAGCGCCAGCTCGTATTCGAGACCGATGACGGAGGTGAAGAGCGTCCGCTCCGCCGCGAGGACATCCAACTCCGGAGTCGAGAGCCGATCCTCGCCAGTGCGCCAGGTCCGGGTGGGCGCGATGGAGAGCCGGAGCTTCTGGGCACTGGCGAAGGCCCAATCGGCATGGGCTCGGCCGTAGAGGGCGTGCTGCCAGAGGGTCTGATCCGTCGCCTGGTTGTTGATCTCGCCCGGCAGCGTCCTCTCGCGGACCTGGCGGCCGAACCAGTCGTACACCCAGCGCGAGACGTCGACGAACTCGGTGGCCTGCCATCCGTACCCGACCACCGCGTCGAGGCGCAGCGCCTCGGTGAAGGCCTTCTCGTAGAGAAGCTGGCCGCCCGCGGTGGTGACGCCGTAGGAGGCCTCTCCATATGGCGTGCCGCGCATCACCAAGTTGTGCTGCAGCTCCTTGTCATGACCGGAGCCGAAGGCCCGGAAGACCAGCCGATCTGCCCAGCCGAGCGACTCCAGCCCCACGTCGAGGCCACCGCCCAGGGCTCGGTAGCCGTCATGGAAGCGCTTGACGGTGGCGGGAAGCAACTGGCCTTGCTCATCGACCGTCTCGATGTCGACGCGGTAGTCGTTGCGAGTCGTGTCCGCGAACAGGTGTGCCCTGACGAAGAAGCCTTGTGGCTTGGGTTGGTAGCTGCCTGCGAGGGTGAGGCGCCAGGTCCCAAATGAGCCGCCCTGCAGGGAGAGCGCTCCGTGGGCTCCCTCCTGCAGGGGGGCGCTGACGAGATTGACTGCTCCGCCAAGGGCATCGGCTCCGTACCGGGCTGGCACGACGCCTCGGTAGAGCTCGATCCGATCCACGAGGTTCACCGGCACGTTGGCGACACCAAACGGATAACCCGAGAGTTCAAGCGGAAGGCCATCAAGGAAGAAGCGGATCTGGTCGTCGGTGAGCCCGTTGAGGGCGAAACGGGCGGTGCTGCCCAGGCCCCCTGTCCTGCGGACAGACACCCCTTCCTGCTGCGCGAGGACCTGACCGAGGTCTGCTGACTGCGCCCTCGCGCGCCGGATCTCGACCACCTTCACCGCCTCCGCGGACTGACGCATCCGCTCGGCTTCCGAGCGGCCACGGACGGTCGTCTCGGTCACCTTCTCCTCCTTGGCTGGAGTGGCGGCGGCCGCGTCATCTGGCGTGGGGAGGCCGGGCTCAGAAGCGGTGGGAGTCTCAGGAGGAGCGGGTGCCTCTGGGGACGCAGGCGCCTCTGGGGCGAGCCGGAAGCTGTGGACGAACTCGACCCGGCACGCCACAGGCTCGCCGTCCACCCGAGCAGGCTCAAAGCGGAAGGTGAGGCTCGCGGACTGGGCCGCCGCGTCGAACGCCGCTCCTCCAGATCTGGAGATCTCCGAGCCAGTCACGATCCCCTTCTCGTCGATGGTGAGGAGAAGGACCACTTCGCCCTCCCGGCGCGCGGCGAGCTCCTCTGCCGGGTACGGGATCTCGACGGTGTCGATTCGATGAGGGGGCTGAATCACCGGCTCGGCAGCTGCGAGGGAGACAACCGGCAAGACCACCGTCAGGAAGAGGGCAAGCGAGGAGCGAGGCGAGAACATCCACAATCCGAGCCGGAGACAATCTTGATATTGAGAATCAATATCAAATGTTGGCTGTCACTATTGGTGATCGACCTGAGCCGGTCAAGGGGAGGGACGCGCGTCGCCGACGAGCGGTGCGCCTGGGCCCCAGCGCCTCAGGCGCGCAGCAACCGCGCGGCGATCGGTAGGTGATCGGAGGGCTCGGTCTCCGACGGCATCGGCGTCCGGTCGGACAGCTCCGGCAGCCGGTCCGGCTGCGCCTGCAGCGTGCGCGAGTGGAAGAGGTAGTCGAGCGTCTTGGCCTTGCTGTTCGCGTTGCAGGTCGGCTGGTGCCGTCCCTCGTGGGCATCGAGCAGCCCAGCCGCCGAGAACGCTCGGACCAGCGGCTCGCCGGGCTGCGCGTTGAAGTCGCCGCACACCACCCAAAGGGATTCTGGCTCCCGCCGCACCAGCTCCTCGAGCAGCTCGGACGCCTCCTGCATCCCCTGGTGCTGCTCCACGGGCCTGTCCGGCCGATCCCAGCGCAGGTGCGTGCACGCCACGCGCAGTCGTTCCCCTCCGGCCTCGAAGTCCACCACCAGCGCCAGGTGCCCGGAGACGCGCCCGCCCTCGAGTCGATCCTT
This genomic interval carries:
- a CDS encoding PepSY-associated TM helix domain-containing protein produces the protein MKVSPRAYEILWDAHAWTGVLSSIVLFALFFLGTFALFAEELAPWQEPSFRGPIAVSDAHALELAQRLVDTEVEAKPAWFGISLPTEEEPWLRIWRLAPGGTVQSSWMDPVSGQPLGERSDLGEFLNAMHFLDPIPGGKYLAGIASVVLLLLIVTGGLIQLGKLVRELVQFRPHQGHRVRWSDAHKVLGVVNAPFLLLFALTGTVLCLSAWLQPAVVATTLEGDARAVESATDWPVPPPRKGEAARAPDLRLALERAQQRFPQATHRWFFIDNLGDANAVVHLPGESSGTINAFEHVWVSLAGEIVRVREKGGATSYSRTMETLYGWHFATWAGLPVKVLYALLALLASFGILAGNLLWLERRRSRGLGSFDRLLEKLTAGGCAGLTFAVAALFLANQLLPAALHERPRYEHALFYVSWLGALGYALVERSAARSARRLLIGASGLLFAVPLIDAARTARIPFASGSPFVLATELGLVFLGLLLAGAARAVSRMEPHGGSPLPLEELANDSTPSPT
- a CDS encoding glycogen debranching protein, whose product is MRRATAIPPAASLPLRWHPPLLAACLAALLAACGSSDPSTSFLEEELAPTGVQQQEAVTWTLGASYDATKANINFRVYSSRATRIEVWIYKTPYGAQEVTKYVMTKDSATNIWSKPVSVSTLQTTYGVTGTVYYGYRAWGPNWTYNSNWTKGSNLGFVADVDASGNRFNPNKVLLDPYALEISHDPKNGTNTDGQWFASGAYRLKDSGPYAPKGIVLAGDTQSIGTKPTRALKDEVIYEVHVRGLTKNDPSISSTFRGTYKGAGLKAPALAALGVTAVEFLPVQETDNDSIDNEPTTTDDNYWGYMTLNYFAPDRRYAYDKSAGGPTREFKEMVKAFHDNGIKVFIDVVYNHTGEGGNWIANDSSTYNLLSFRGLDNPTYYSLTSDLKFNWDNTGVGGNYNTFNPVAQDLIIHSLAYWKDTLGVDGFRFDLASVLGNTCQHGCFNYDKMNSGTALNRIMRDLSPRPAANAAGTDFIAEPWAIGGNSYQVGNFPGAWAEWNGAFRDSFRKDQNQMGVENVTPGELATRFSGSSDKYGDDGRMPYNSINFMVAHDGFTLKDLYSYNSKNNSQGWPYGPSDGGEDSNHSWDQGGVAADQRKAARNGIAFLMLSAGTPMITGGDEFLRTQYGNNNAYNLDSDKNWLNYTLTGDQTTFKTFTQRMIAFRRAHPALRPLNFYSAVDNNGNVMEQHRWFKSDGNVPDTAYFSNASNHALAYRIDGTEFGDPASAIYVAYNGWSAAVNFVLPWPGSGKSWYRVTDTCNWAEGVDQVASPGAEVGVGGENTIYGVCGRGLILLIAK
- the hemE gene encoding uroporphyrinogen decarboxylase, whose product is MNDRLLKAARRQPTDTTPIWLMRQAGRYLPEYRAIRGNIAFLDLCKHPDLAAEVTVQPITRLGVDAAIIFSDILIPVEAMGIALELGDKGPHFPNPVRTASDIERLGVPDPVQSTGFVAEAIRRTRKALNDSVPVIGFAGAPFTLAAYMVEGGGSKSYILIKRLLFEQPKLAHTLFQKLTDTLIPYLKMQVEAGAKIVQIFDSWGGELGAYDFERFSLPYLTRMVKELQATGVPVILFGTGMSTHLPLLKRTGADVIGQDWRIEMDQARKVLGPDVAVQGNLDPLHLFLPREELEARVVDILNRAGPLGHIFNLGHGILPPTDPDAAKFLVEAVHRHGIALRQGTTPQR
- the fadI gene encoding acetyl-CoA C-acyltransferase FadI, producing MAQSNGHRRVAIVRGLRTPFVKAGSVFGKLTALDLGKLVVQELVQRAELDPNEINQLVFGQVIPTLTAPSIAREVVIAAGLPRKIEAFTVARACATSIQAMTTAANAIAVGEADVVIAGGTESMSDAPIFTSRPLAHALVAASKAKSLPEKLRPFQKLKAKDLLPVPPSIAEYSTGQTMGESAEKMAKENGISREEQDRIALASHHNAARAWKEGCFDSEVMHVVVPPQYEDVAAKDNIVREDTTLEALGQLKPVFDRKYGTITAGNASPLTDGAAALLLMSEEKARALGYEPLGFLRAHAYAATDPADQLLQGPAYAAPIALQRAGMTLADIDLVEMHEAFAAQVASNLQALASPAFAKKAGWSAPVGEVDRDRLNVNGGSISLGHPFGATGARIVTQALHELKRRNKNTVLCTVCAAGGLGAAVVLERA
- a CDS encoding YncE family protein, whose translation is MLGLQSTAYAAAEHEHEPEQMALSVSTMSVCVDGTTQTIACGILGTQTRTCSAGQWGPYGTCSAPASISLQVSGRKDMVHDVQRNRLYITTGGTAGEVLVYNLLTRQFEPSLLTGGSFSGIDLSPDGDQLLIADLQTNSNNQNWVHHINLATNARQRFFFTRDFYEGGTFTVVFTSNTEAIVTSQFNGSGWVPMRKVNLTTGTAQSIASVRQATMLARSADGSTVAYAESNISSGEWGRYLTGAQTFAESSTSWFVYEIAVSRLANQYALPTYGGLYVFDGALSRQAILGTYASQLPIGAVYSPVADELYLAWYGSNISIDVYSTTTLQKLRNIAPSPGLFSWTGNNAFNNGRMRISRDGTLLFATTGSSGLGIYLTGQ